A region of Anoplopoma fimbria isolate UVic2021 breed Golden Eagle Sablefish chromosome 24, Afim_UVic_2022, whole genome shotgun sequence DNA encodes the following proteins:
- the scn4bb gene encoding sodium channel, voltage-gated, type IV, beta b, whose protein sequence is MEVQLFGVELPRLGPLHTAVGLIFSMLLGVWPVQALEMLVGKIPFLQAVNGSTVLLPCTYASCIGIENLYFNWQFNDNGTMQKVCDSVIVSEDSDPHVAIYRERVEFVGKNRKNNVSILLWNITFEDGGQYTCFGRNPKEKGRNHSAIFHLIVVDELRVVDNTLTIMIASAVGGAIAALMGFMLLKNFTLFVLSKLEEKKKECLVTSSGIDNTENGLSGSKADSKPTPKKK, encoded by the exons ATGGAGGTCCAGTTGTTTGGGGTTGAACTCCCGAGGCTTGGCCCTCTACACACAGCCGTCGGCCTGATCTTCTCTATGCTGCTTG GTGTGTGGCCTGTTCAGGCCCTTGAGATGTTAGTTGGGAAGATCCCCTTCCTGCAGGCAGTGAATGGCAGCACAGTCCTGTTGCCTTGCACATACGCCAGCTGTATTGGCATCGAGAACCTCTACTTCAACTGGCAATTCAATGACAATGGCACCATGCAGAAG GTGTGTGATTCAGTGATAGTGTCAGAGGATTCGGATCCACATGTGGCTATATATCGAGAGCGGGTGGAATTTGTGGGGAAGAACCGTAAAAACAACGTCTCCATATTGCTGTGGAACATCACCTTCGAGGACGGAGGCCAGTACACTTGTTTTGGACGCAATCCCAAAGAGAAGGGCAGGAACCACAGTGCCATCTTCCACCTCATTGTGGTGGACGAGT TGAGGGTGGTGGACAACACGCTGACCATCATGATAGCATCCGCTGTGGGTGGAGCCATCGCAGCGTTAATGGGCTTCATGTTGCTCAAGAACTTCACACTCTTTGTTCTTTCTAAGCTTGAGGAGAAAAA GAAGGAGTGCCTTGTAACTTCATCAGGGATCGACAACACAGAAAATGGCCTCTCAGGATCTAAAGCTGATTCAAAACCGAcaccaaaaaagaaatga
- the LOC129113419 gene encoding myelin protein zero-like protein 2, with translation MFDHMYRIWTLLLLGGFVLPGVRHVSGMDIYTPKEVEAANGTNVKLKCTFSSSHPVSTKSVTVSWNFRPLNSGSDESVFYYQDVPYPPKDGRFKDHAVWSGDIMRKDASITLHEVPPTFNGTFICQVRNLPDVHGSSGEIVLKVVNKVSLSEIGILAAVVGGACAVILIILGIIVAVRFYKGKNTSTDIEIPSRESVWKDPTVCSPEEAVHLTVVMKKKASISSDDEGSEPSSGDDEEEEGLEEDDDDDDDDDDDDDDDDDYGGGDDD, from the exons GTGTGCGACATGTCAGCGGAATGGATATTTACACGCCGAAAGAGGTGGAAGCGGCCAACGGGACAAATGTGAAACTGAAGTGCACCTTCAGTTCCAGTCATCCGGTGTCGACTAAGTCCGTCACAGTGTCCTGGAACTTTAGGCCCTTAAATTCAGGATCGGATGAGTCG gtgTTTTACTACCAGGACGTACCGTACCCTCCAAAGGATGGACGTTTTAAAGACCACGCGGTTTGGTCGGGAGACATTATGAGAAAAGACGCTTCCATCACGCTGCATGAGGTGCCCCCGACCTTTAATGGCACCTTCATCTGCCAGGTGCGCAACCTTCCAGATGTGCACGGCAGCAGCGGAGAGATCGTCCTCAAAGTGGTCAACAAAG TGTCCCTCTCTGAGATCGGCATCCTGGCAGCGGTGGTTGGAGGCGCCTGTGCTGTAATCCTGATTATCCTCGGTATCATCGTGGCAGTGAGGTTTTACAAGGGAAAGAACACCAGCACGGAcattgagattccgtcgcgggAAAGCGTGTGGAAGGACCCGACCGTGTG TTCACCTGAAGAGGCCGTTCATCTGACAGTTGTGATGAAGAAGAAAGCCTCCATTAGTTCAGATGATGAAGGGTCTGAACCCAGCAGTggagatgatgaggaagaggaaggccttgaggaggatgatgatgatgatgacgatgacgatgatgacgacgacgacgacgacgactaCGGCGGCGGCGATGATGATTGA